In one Tessaracoccus palaemonis genomic region, the following are encoded:
- a CDS encoding ACP S-malonyltransferase, with translation MLAIVAPGQGAQTPGFLAPWLEDASLAAQLAALSEVSELDLAHYGTQADADTIRDTAVAQPLLVAAALLTGRALLGSDTSAVGAFAGHSVGELGAMALAGAISDDDALVLVRERGRAMAEASAARPTSMTAVLSGNADEVLAAIEAAGLTAANNNGTGQIVAAGTVEQLAAFAENPPRRARLVPLSVAGAFHTVHMEPAVAHLRTVAAGVATHDPVVPLLSNRDGAVVTSGADALERMVNQVANPVRWDLCMATLVDLGVTGLLELAPAGTLAKIATRNLKGVETFQLDTPDQLDEARAFVAAHATTESE, from the coding sequence GTGCTAGCCATCGTTGCGCCAGGTCAGGGCGCCCAGACTCCCGGTTTCCTCGCCCCGTGGCTCGAGGACGCCTCCCTCGCCGCGCAGCTGGCCGCCCTGAGCGAGGTCAGTGAGCTGGACCTCGCGCACTACGGGACGCAGGCCGACGCCGACACCATCCGCGACACGGCCGTCGCCCAGCCGCTGCTGGTCGCCGCCGCGCTGCTCACCGGCCGCGCGCTGCTGGGCTCCGACACCTCGGCTGTCGGTGCCTTCGCCGGCCACTCGGTCGGCGAGCTCGGCGCGATGGCGCTGGCCGGCGCCATCTCCGACGACGACGCGCTGGTGCTGGTCCGCGAGCGTGGCCGCGCGATGGCAGAGGCCTCCGCGGCCAGGCCGACCTCCATGACCGCCGTACTGTCCGGCAACGCCGACGAGGTGCTCGCCGCGATCGAGGCCGCCGGCCTGACCGCCGCCAACAACAACGGCACGGGCCAGATCGTCGCCGCCGGCACGGTCGAGCAGCTCGCCGCCTTCGCCGAGAACCCGCCCCGCCGTGCCCGGCTCGTGCCGCTGAGCGTCGCCGGCGCCTTCCACACCGTGCACATGGAGCCCGCGGTCGCGCACCTACGCACGGTGGCCGCGGGGGTCGCCACGCACGACCCGGTCGTGCCGCTGCTGTCGAACCGCGACGGCGCCGTCGTCACCTCCGGCGCGGACGCGCTCGAGCGGATGGTGAACCAGGTCGCGAACCCGGTCCGCTGGGACCTCTGCATGGCCACGCTCGTCGACCTGGGCGTCACCGGCCTGCTGGAGCTCGCGCCCGCCGGCACCCTGGCGAAGATCGCCACCAGGAACCTGAAGGGCGTCGAGACCTTCCAGCTCGACACCCCGGACCAGCTCGACGAGGCCCGTGCCTTCGTCGCCGCCCACGCCACCACCGAAAGCGAGTGA
- a CDS encoding beta-ketoacyl-ACP synthase III — MVPLKSSTGAQYARLMSVGAARGSRVVTNAEMCTMIDSTDEWITQRTGITERRWVAEGEDVETLALEAASKAIERAGLQATDIDAIIVSTVSHFQQTPSLATIMAAKLGMDAPAAFDISAACAGFCYGVSLAESMVRSGSATHVLVLGAETLSRYTDFNDRSTAFLFSDGAGAVVVGPSETPAIGPTVWGSKPEAYQVIEIDDWRTAGDEGPKIHMEGREVFKWATTAIVGKAVEALEASGLTPDELDCFIPHQANNRITDSMLRHLKLPEDVVVGRDIISMGNSSAASIPLAMEELLTSGKAKSGDSALIIGFGAGLVFAGQTLLLP; from the coding sequence ATCGTGCCCCTCAAGAGCTCTACCGGCGCACAGTACGCGCGTCTGATGTCCGTGGGTGCCGCGCGCGGCAGCCGCGTGGTCACCAACGCCGAGATGTGCACCATGATCGACTCCACCGACGAGTGGATCACGCAGCGCACCGGCATCACCGAGCGCCGTTGGGTCGCCGAGGGCGAGGACGTCGAGACCCTGGCGCTGGAGGCCGCGTCGAAGGCCATCGAGCGAGCCGGACTGCAGGCGACCGACATCGACGCGATCATCGTCTCGACCGTGTCCCACTTCCAGCAGACCCCGTCGCTCGCGACGATCATGGCCGCCAAGCTCGGCATGGACGCCCCCGCCGCGTTCGACATCTCCGCAGCCTGCGCGGGCTTCTGCTACGGCGTCTCGCTGGCGGAGTCGATGGTCCGCTCCGGCTCCGCGACGCACGTGCTCGTGCTCGGCGCGGAGACCCTGTCGCGCTACACGGACTTCAACGACCGCTCCACCGCGTTCCTGTTCTCCGACGGCGCGGGCGCTGTCGTCGTCGGCCCCTCCGAGACCCCGGCCATCGGCCCCACCGTGTGGGGATCGAAGCCCGAGGCCTACCAGGTCATCGAGATCGACGACTGGCGCACCGCCGGCGACGAGGGCCCCAAGATCCACATGGAGGGCCGCGAGGTCTTCAAGTGGGCGACCACCGCGATCGTCGGCAAGGCCGTCGAGGCGCTCGAGGCCTCCGGCCTCACCCCGGATGAGCTGGACTGCTTCATCCCGCACCAGGCGAACAACCGCATCACCGACTCGATGCTGCGCCACCTCAAGCTGCCCGAGGACGTCGTCGTCGGCCGCGACATCATCTCGATGGGCAACTCGTCGGCCGCCTCGATCCCGCTCGCCATGGAGGAACTGCTGACCTCCGGCAAGGCGAAGAGCGGCGACTCCGCACTCATCATCGGCTTCGGCGCCGGGCTGGTCTTCGCGGGCCAGACCCTGCTGCTCCCCTGA
- a CDS encoding acyl carrier protein, producing MASTEEIRTDLAEIVNDIAGVAADDVQLDKSFIDDLGVDSLSMVEIIYACEDKFGVSIPDEDSKNLKTVGDAVAYIERASN from the coding sequence ATGGCAAGCACCGAAGAGATCCGCACCGACCTCGCCGAAATCGTCAACGACATCGCCGGCGTCGCCGCGGACGACGTCCAGCTCGACAAGTCCTTCATCGACGACCTCGGCGTCGACTCCCTCTCGATGGTCGAGATCATCTACGCCTGCGAGGACAAGTTCGGCGTCTCGATCCCCGACGAGGACTCCAAGAACCTCAAGACCGTCGGCGACGCCGTCGCCTACATCGAGCGCGCCTCCAACTGA